A stretch of Vigna angularis cultivar LongXiaoDou No.4 chromosome 4, ASM1680809v1, whole genome shotgun sequence DNA encodes these proteins:
- the LOC108331259 gene encoding probable protein phosphatase 2C 72: MGICISSESSAIHGAPEEARDENVLVFEATKLLRGLSSAYSKQGTKGLNQDAATLCQVYGTANAAFCGVFDGHGRNGHIVSKIVNSRLCSFIVDQKKVHAKIEKKIMVRHAETVEDDSQALLNKNFQEWKEAIVDGFRVMDKEVKLQENLDCSCSGTTAVVVIRQGEDLVIANLGDSRAILGTISDGEIMAIQLTTDMKPGLPCEAARIKSCNGRVFALKEEPHIQRVWLPDENSPGLAMSRAFGDFMLKDHGIIAIPDISHRTLTSSDQFIVLASDGVWDVLSNEEVSSIVWAADTENEAARAVVEAAALAWKSKYPSKLDDCTAVCLFLQKKPQFLPVKSGNPS; encoded by the exons ATGGGTATCTGCATATCCTCTGAATCTTCAGCGATTCATGGAGCGCCTGAAGAAGCTCGTGATGAAAATGTGTTAGTGTTTGAAGCAACCAAGCTTCTAAGGGGACTTTCCTCTGCTTACTCTAAACAAGGTACCAAAGGGCTCAACCAAGATGCTGCAACACTTTGTCAG GTTTATGGGACGGCAAACGCAGCATTCTGTGGAGTTTTTGATGGGCATGGAAGGAATGGTCACATAGTGAGCAAAATAGTGAACAGCCGTTTGTGTTCATTCATAGTGGACCAAAAAAAAGTGCATGCAAAGATTGAAAAGAAGATCATGGTAAGGCATGCGGAGACAGTTGAAGACGACTCACAAGCTCTACTAAACAAGAATTTTCAAGAATGGAAAGAAGCCATTGTTGATGGTTTCAGGGTGATGGACAAGGAGGTGAAGCTACAAGAGAATCTGGACTGCTCTTGCAGTGGAACTACGGCTGTAGTTGTCATAAGACAG GGTGAAGATCTTGTCATAGCAAACCTTGGTGACTCGAGAGCAATCTTGGGGACAATCTCTGACGGTGAAATCATGGCCATTCAATTGACCACGGATATGAAACCTGGATTACCAT GCGAAGCAGCACGAATAAAAAGTTGCAATGGCCGTGTATTTGCCCTGAAGGAAGAACCACACATCCAGCGAGTGTGGTTACCAGATGAGAACTCTCCAGGTCTGGCCATGTCTAGGGCTTTTGGAGATTTCATGCTCAAAGACCACGGCATCATTGCCATCCCTGACATTTCGCATCGCACTCTAACATCTAGCGACCAATTTATTGTTCTTGCAAGTGATGGG GTGTGGGATGTGCTAAGCAACGAGGAGGTTTCCTCAATTGTGTGGGCAGCAGACACTGAAAATGAAGCAGCAAGGGCTGTTGTGGAAGCAGCAGCTTTAGCATGGAAAAGCAAGTATCCTTCTAAGTTAGATGACTGCACTGCCGTTTGCCTCTTCCTACAGAAGAAGCCACAGTTTCTACCCGTCAAAAGTGGAAATCCCTCATAA
- the LOC108330835 gene encoding uncharacterized protein LOC108330835, with the protein MEGIEGDGRGRGERSSNRYSLKPSRVANEDILICLDVDPQCLVEMKGATGPNGRPLTRLDSVKQAIILFVNAKLTINPQHRFAFATLSNTISWVRKDFTSDIDSTIAAMRGISASSSAGPPDLTVLFGLAAHEAKKSRVQGRIFRVILLYCRSSERPQYQWPVNQKVFTLDVMYLHDKPGPDNCPQEVYDTLVEALEHVSEYEGFILESGQSLARVLFRHILTLLSHPQQRCIQEYLDIPKSIAKKVPQVEPMATEDTAPIATQ; encoded by the exons ATGGAGGGAATTGAAGGAGATGGCCGTGGAAGGGGTGAGAGAAGCAGCAACAGATACAGTCTGAAACCCTCGCGAGTTGCGAACGAAGATATTCTGATTTGCCTGGACGTAGATCCTCAGTGCCTCGTCGAGATGAAAGGGGCCACCGGACCCAACGGCAGACCCCTCACCCGATTGGACTCCGTCAAGCAAGCCATCATTCTCTTCGTCAATGCCAAGCTCACCATCAACCCCCAACACCGTTTCGCCTTCGCAACTCTCTCCAACACCATCTCCTGG GTGCGGAAAGACTTCACCTCTGACATCGACTCAACAATCGCTGCAATGCGTGGCATTTCAGCTTCTTCTTCCGCCGGCCCACCCGATCTCACCGTTTTGTTCGGATTGGCCGCTCATGAAGCCAAGAAATCCCGTGTGCAGGGTCGCATCTTTAGAGTT ATTCTGTTGTACTGCAGATCATCAGAGCGACCACAGTATCAGTGGCCGGTGAACCAGAAGGTGTTCACATTGGATGTGATGTACCTTCATGATAAGCCTGGTCCTGATAATTGCCCCCAGGAGGTTTATGATACACTAGTGGAGGCACTTGAACATGTTAGTGAATATGAGGGGTTTATCTTGGAGAGTGGACAGAGTTTGGCACGTGTTCTATTCCGTCACATCCTCACACTCCTGTCCCATCCTCAACAGCGTTGTATCCAGGAGTATCTTGACATTCCAAAGTCAATTGCAAAGAAGGTTCCTCAGGTGGAGCCTATGGCCACCGAAGATACCGCTCCGATAGCCACCCAATAA
- the LOC108332134 gene encoding uncharacterized protein LOC108332134, which yields MENGDNILDVIYEEGDLDYMDGDVDMADVEEGELVEPDSKNVLGQSSAGDVNEANQEPLIKNRRRRANKKKNKKRKGSGSNATDIDRFVLDTCRRLKEKKSYMVYTAVGCLGISALSDLVSEVDAIQACGGQKTADGRRFRTGGGILWSILKVREPKVFKEIMKKTKEFEKQFKQPNVTQRPVPKKDDSSQGVPVSFSGRDHGNVLNSDFHVSQLQNKHEPAPSEEKPISVHDRLRIPVSYDDDLLGENPVNDAT from the exons ATGGAGAACGGTGATAACATTCTGGATGTCATATACGAGGAGGGTGATTTAGATTATATGGATGGCGATGTTGACATGGCTGATGTTGAAGAGGGGGAGTTGGTGGAGCCAGATTCCAAAAATGTTTTGGGACAAAGCAGTGCCGGAGATGTCAATGAAGCAAATCAAGAACCTCTCATTAAGAACCGCAGGCGCAGAGCgaacaagaaaaagaacaagaagagGAAGGGTTCAGGATCTAATGCCACGGACATAGACAG ATTTGTGTTAGATACATGTCGGCGACTGAAAGAGAAAAAGTCATACATGGTATATACTGCTGTGGGCTGCCTTGGGATCTCTGCATTAAGTGATCTTGTCAGTGAG GTGGATGCAATACAGGCTTGTGGAGGCCAGAAAACAGCTGATGGTAGACGATTCCGGACAGGGGGTGGCATATTGTGGAGCATCTTAAAAGTTAGGGAACCTAAGGTCTTTAAAGAgataatgaaaaaaacaaaggaGTTTGAG AAACAATTCAAGCAGCCTAATGTGACGCAACGACCTGTGCCAAAGAAAGACGATTCTTCTCAAGGAGTGCCCGTGTCATTCTCTGGCAGAGATCATGGCAATGTTTTGAACAGTGATTTTCATGTTTCCCAGCTGCAAAATAAACACGAACCAGCACCTTCTGAAGAAAAACCTATATCTGTGCATGATAGGTTAAGGATACCAGTATCATATGATGATGATCTGCTGGGAGAGAATCCAGTCAATGATGCAACCTGA
- the LOC108331301 gene encoding uncharacterized protein LOC108331301 yields MADETHYSSPNDSAPLKRKYEDQSSDRPTGFSAGPATGIELAKQRAQEVAARLLSVAPPPPLDAKRPKSDNGAPTSGFDSYDAKPQYSAVPPVSYSHQGTSKKIDIPNGRVGVIIGKSGETIKYLQLQSGAKIQVTRDMDADPNSATRTVELMGTPEAIASAEKLINEVLAEAESGGSGIVARRLTGQAGSDEFVMRIPNNKVGLIIGKGGETIKNMQASTGARIQVIPLHLPPGDTSTERTLKIDGTPEQIESAKELVNQIISGENRLRNPSMSGGYPQQGYQSRPPSNWGPPAPMQQPGYGYVQPGAYSGPSPQYNMPQPPYSGYPPQQPGGYSTNWDQSSAPPHQQSTHAGGYDYYSQQPQQPQNPGGPAPPADGSAYNYSQPPSSAYSQPGQGYAQDSYNAYNAQSHSGYGQPPTYDQQQGYGSATGYGSGNNQAQEGHTASYASQGDSGQAPSTQPTTIAQQAYPTSQQPSSNTANYPPQGTPQSGYGVPPTSQAAYGSQPQPGYGPGYGAPQSQKPSGNPPVYGQSQSPSAVGGYGQSAYPAQPPPSGYTQPQAETGAQRAPPSSYVAGQPGYGSYGAPQGGQPAYGQAPPPYSNSSYGAGYTQAPTYTADGNGSGNTQPPQTTAAKTSPQT; encoded by the exons ATGGCGGACGAAACTCACTATTCATCTCCCAACGACTCTGCGCCCCTCAAACGCAAGTATGAAGACCAATCCTCTGACAGACCCACCGGCTTCTCGGCAGGCCCTGCCACGGGCATCGAGCTCGCCAAGCAGCGTGCTCAAGAAGTCGCTGCCCGCCTCCTCAGCGTTGCTCCTCCTCCCCCGCTTGACGCCAAGCGTCCCAAATCAGATAACGGTGCTCCTACCTCCGGCTTCGATTCTTACG ATGCGAAGCCTCAGTACTCTGCCGTTCCTCCAGTCTCCTACAGTCACCAAGGAACGAGCAAGAAGATTGACATCCCTAACGGCCGTGTTGGTGTGATTATTGGCAAAAGTGGAGAAACCATTAAATATCTTCAGTTGCAGTCTGGTGCCAAAATTCAAGTTACTCGCGACATGGACGCAGACCCTAATTCTGCTACCAGGACAGTTGAGCTTATGGGCACACCCGAGGCAATTGCCTCTGCAGAGAAACTCATTAATGAAGTTCTTGCTGAg GCTGAATCTGGAGGCTCTGGCATTGTTGCTCGAAGACTGACAGGACAAGCTGGGTCAGATGAATTTGTTATGAGAATTCCAAATAATAAG GTTGGCCTTATTATTGGCAAAGGTGGAGAAACCATAAAGAATATGCAAGCTTCTACTGGTGCACGGATTCAG GTCATACCTCTGCATCTTCCTCCAGGTGACACATCAACTGAAAGAACATTAAAGATTGATGGGACACCGGAGCAAATTGAGTCTGCAAAGGAGTTGGTTAATCAAATCATTAGCGGCGAG AATCGACTTAGAAATCCTTCAATGTCTGGTGGGTATCCTCAGCAAGGCTACCAATCTCGACCACCCTCTAACTGGGGTCCCCCTGCACCAATGCAGCAACCTGGTTATGGCTATGTGCAACCTGGAGCATATTCTGGTCCATCACCTCAATATAACATGCCTCAGCCACCATATTCAGGCTATCCTCCCCAACAACCAGGTGGATATTCCACCAATTGGGACCAGTCTTCTGCACCACCTCACCAACAGTCTACTCATGCTGGCGGCTATGATTACTATAGTCAACAACCTCAGCAACCACAAAATCCTGGAGGTCCTGCACCTCCAGCTGATGGCTCTGCATACAATTATAGTCAACCACCTTCATCTGCTTATAGCCAACCGGGACAGGGTTATGCTCAGGACAGCTATAATGCATATAATGCACAATCTCATTCGGGGTATGGACAACCACCAACATATGATCAGCAACAAGGCTATGGCTCCGCTACTGGCTATGGTAGTGGGAATAACCAAGCACAAGAGGGCCACACTGCAAGCTATGCGTCGCAGGGAGATTCAGGCCAAGCTCCATCTACCCAACCGACCACCATTGCACAACAAGCTTATCCTACCAGCCAACAGCCCAGCTCAAACACTGCCAACTACCCACCTCAGGGAACTCCTCAGTCAGGTTATGGGGTTCCCCCAACATCCCAAGCTGCTTATGGAAGTCAACCACAGCCAGGTTATGGACCTGGTTATGGAGCCCCTCAATCTCAGAAACCAAGTGGCAATCCTCCTGTTTACGGACAGTCGCAGTCACCCAGTGCGGTAGGAGGCTATGGTCAGTCAGCATATCCTGCTCAGCCTCCACCTTCCGGTTATACTCAACCCCAAGCAGAAACTGGTGCTCAGAGAGCACCTCCATCGAGCTATGTTGCAGGGCAACCAGGTTATGGTTCATATGGTGCACCTCAGGGAGGCCAGCCTGCTTATGGTCAGGCGCCGCCTCCATACAGTAACAGTTCTTATGGTGCTGGTTATACTCAGGCTCCGACCTATACTGCCGATGGTAATGGCAGTGGGAATACTCAGCCTCCCCAAACAACCGCTGCCAAAACTTCGCCCCAGACTTAA